A portion of the bacterium genome contains these proteins:
- a CDS encoding His/Gly/Thr/Pro-type tRNA ligase C-terminal domain-containing protein, whose protein sequence is MPNNNNSKNVSKSSGNSHSPKKIHEKATNITKISNKPMTKVAKGKKSKIPEIEKPDPIDKVHKIAEFSARHYGFVPFAGLEVQKEDIVRAKGFKMGTKRANKDEVATSLNFENFLEEHIAITRTYINKGMSDLVQPPMICYSGPLHGNHHFDKHKDHIFSLHVLGNSRSIADAMIIETAYVILKDHVDKGELLIEINSLGDKDCFTKFSKEYVTYFKKNIGELSATCRNAFKKDPMSAVSCDHEKCIAIQDAAPKPISYLTEASRDHFREVLEYIESLNLPYIIDHNLIGSGLYAGGTVFQITALTVKGKQDKKEVLAIGERYNSVSKKAWGKKDVPAIGAHILVEADPSRKVPKIVAVEDIKFYFIHLGYDAKLKSLSILEMLRVAKIPVHQALSRDKITSQIAAAEKLAVPYILILGQKEAIENSVTIRHMNSRVQETVMIKDLIDHLQNLLDS, encoded by the coding sequence ATGCCTAATAACAACAATAGTAAAAATGTGTCAAAAAGTAGTGGTAACAGTCATTCACCTAAAAAAATACATGAGAAGGCTACAAATATAACTAAAATCTCTAATAAACCAATGACAAAAGTAGCTAAAGGCAAAAAAAGTAAGATTCCAGAAATAGAGAAACCGGACCCAATAGACAAGGTTCATAAAATAGCAGAGTTCTCAGCCCGTCACTATGGCTTTGTTCCTTTTGCTGGACTTGAAGTTCAAAAAGAGGATATCGTTAGAGCCAAAGGCTTCAAAATGGGAACAAAGAGAGCTAACAAGGACGAGGTGGCAACATCACTAAATTTTGAGAATTTTCTTGAAGAGCATATTGCTATCACAAGAACTTACATAAACAAAGGAATGTCTGATTTAGTTCAACCCCCAATGATTTGTTACAGTGGACCACTACACGGAAATCATCATTTTGATAAACATAAAGATCACATATTTTCACTACATGTTCTTGGTAACTCAAGAAGTATTGCTGATGCGATGATCATTGAAACTGCTTATGTTATTTTAAAAGATCACGTTGATAAAGGAGAGCTTTTAATTGAAATAAACTCTCTTGGGGACAAGGATTGTTTTACAAAATTCAGCAAGGAATATGTAACTTATTTTAAAAAGAACATTGGTGAGCTATCTGCAACATGTAGAAATGCTTTCAAAAAGGACCCAATGAGTGCTGTATCTTGCGATCATGAAAAGTGTATAGCAATTCAAGATGCTGCTCCAAAGCCAATCAGTTATTTAACAGAGGCATCAAGAGACCATTTTAGAGAGGTTCTTGAATACATTGAATCATTAAATCTTCCTTACATAATAGACCATAATTTAATTGGTAGCGGACTTTATGCTGGAGGGACCGTCTTTCAGATCACTGCCCTTACAGTAAAAGGAAAACAAGATAAAAAAGAAGTACTAGCTATTGGAGAAAGATACAACTCAGTTTCAAAAAAAGCCTGGGGAAAGAAAGATGTTCCAGCAATTGGAGCACATATACTAGTTGAGGCTGATCCATCAAGAAAGGTTCCAAAAATTGTAGCGGTTGAAGATATTAAATTTTACTTTATACACCTTGGGTATGACGCTAAATTAAAATCACTTTCTATTTTGGAAATGCTTAGAGTTGCAAAGATACCAGTTCACCAAGCACTTTCAAGAGATAAGATTACTAGTCAAATTGCAGCTGCAGAAAAATTAGCTGTTCCTTATATATTAATTCTTGGACAAAAGGAAGCAATTGAGAACTCTGTTACAATTAGACATATGAATTCTAGAGTTCAAGAGACTGTGATGATTAAGGATCTTATTGATCACTTGCAAAATCTACTAGATAGTTAG
- the lepB gene encoding signal peptidase I — protein MHTHEKDIIETDEQVREKAKNLVVEEIKKDKPKKDEGFWKFTIVMLLIFLGIRFYVAEPFLVDGASMDPNFATNDYLIVDELTYKFQEPQRGDVVVLVPPIDASKYFIKRIVGLPGERIVIEKGQTHVYNKEHPEGFVLDEPYVKFNSDKTKDETLSDTEYFVMGDNRSVSFDSRSWGALPRKEITGRAFLRLYPFAKIGLFPGGLDVFDKKQ, from the coding sequence ATGCATACACATGAAAAAGACATTATAGAGACTGATGAGCAAGTAAGGGAAAAAGCAAAAAACTTAGTTGTGGAGGAAATTAAAAAAGATAAGCCAAAGAAAGACGAGGGTTTTTGGAAGTTTACTATTGTAATGCTTTTAATTTTTCTTGGTATTAGATTTTATGTCGCTGAACCATTTCTTGTCGATGGTGCATCAATGGATCCAAATTTTGCAACTAATGATTATTTAATTGTTGACGAACTAACCTACAAATTCCAAGAACCCCAAAGAGGTGATGTTGTCGTATTAGTACCTCCAATTGATGCAAGTAAATATTTTATAAAAAGAATTGTCGGTTTACCTGGCGAAAGAATTGTAATTGAAAAAGGTCAGACGCACGTGTACAACAAAGAACACCCTGAAGGTTTTGTGCTTGATGAGCCCTACGTAAAATTCAATAGCGATAAGACAAAAGACGAAACTCTTAGCGATACAGAGTATTTTGTTATGGGAGACAATAGGTCCGTGAGTTTTGACTCAAGAAGTTGGGGTGCTCTTCCAAGAAAAGAGATCACAGGAAGAGCCTTTTTACGACTCTATCCATTCGCTAAAATCGGTCTTTTCCCTGGAGGGCTTGATGTCTTCGATAAAAAACAGTAA
- the pth gene encoding aminoacyl-tRNA hydrolase — translation MYIIVGLGNPGEEYESTRHNVGRFIATSFAKQYELPDFSYDKKFLGLVSKGEIEAGKGKSKIVEKVTVILPETFMNKSGKSLADLITSEKKAEKLIVIQDDLDLPFGAIKMVFNRGMGGHRGLESIRKAIKTDAFIRVKIGVSPTTPTGKIKKPKGEEKVVKFILGKFKDDEMNELKKIAKRVSEGLYVTVTEDRFKAMNSLNTAN, via the coding sequence ATGTATATAATTGTAGGATTAGGAAACCCAGGCGAAGAGTATGAATCAACAAGACATAACGTTGGAAGATTCATTGCTACATCATTTGCAAAACAATATGAATTACCAGATTTTTCTTATGATAAGAAGTTTTTAGGACTAGTTTCAAAAGGAGAAATTGAGGCTGGAAAAGGGAAGTCAAAGATTGTTGAAAAAGTTACCGTGATATTACCTGAAACTTTTATGAATAAAAGTGGCAAGTCACTTGCAGATCTGATAACAAGTGAAAAGAAGGCTGAGAAGTTAATCGTAATTCAAGATGATTTAGATTTGCCATTTGGTGCAATTAAAATGGTTTTCAATAGAGGAATGGGCGGACATAGAGGTCTGGAATCCATAAGAAAGGCAATTAAGACTGACGCTTTTATAAGAGTAAAAATCGGTGTATCTCCAACAACTCCGACAGGTAAAATTAAGAAACCAAAGGGGGAAGAGAAGGTTGTTAAATTTATTCTAGGAAAGTTTAAGGATGATGAAATGAATGAATTAAAAAAGATTGCAAAAAGAGTTTCAGAAGGGTTGTATGTGACGGTTACAGAAGATAGATTTAAGGCGATGAATAGTCTTAATACAGCAAACTAA
- a CDS encoding S1 RNA-binding domain-containing protein produces MTTDINDTAKDIISNEEVVKTDSEVKTKAPKKAISAEVEAEMAAKIAQMNASVMGRIIADSHTPPSVTDIVEGKVIAIDKKGVFIDLRPYGTGIIYGREYISARDILRKVNIGDSIAAKVVEVNNADGYIELSLKEAKQALIWSEAESAIKNNTVYDVPVLEANKGGLLMSWQGIQGFLPASQLKAENYPRVEEGNKDRILEELKKLVGQKLSVTIIAASPKEGKLIFSEKNLGDGGEKEKVASKYVVGDEVEGVVTGAVDFGVFVKLEENLEGLVHISEIDWALVEDPRTMFKVGEKIKVKVIEIKDGKVSLSIKALKPNPWKDAEKKYKRDDIVTGVVIKYNKHGALASIEEGIAGLVHVSEFGSEAKLKEALELGKSYTFKINLFDSKDQKMALSFVDKNKK; encoded by the coding sequence ATGACAACAGATATAAACGATACGGCAAAAGATATAATTAGCAATGAAGAGGTTGTAAAAACTGATTCTGAGGTAAAAACAAAGGCTCCTAAAAAAGCTATTTCAGCGGAAGTTGAGGCAGAGATGGCTGCAAAAATCGCACAAATGAACGCAAGTGTGATGGGAAGAATTATTGCAGATTCTCATACCCCACCAAGTGTTACAGATATTGTAGAAGGTAAGGTTATCGCTATAGATAAGAAAGGTGTTTTCATCGATCTTAGACCATACGGAACTGGAATCATCTATGGTAGAGAGTACATAAGTGCTAGAGACATACTAAGAAAGGTTAATATTGGAGACAGTATTGCTGCAAAGGTTGTAGAAGTTAACAATGCAGATGGTTACATAGAACTTTCTCTAAAGGAGGCTAAACAAGCTCTTATTTGGAGTGAAGCAGAAAGTGCTATCAAAAACAATACTGTTTACGATGTTCCTGTTCTTGAGGCAAACAAAGGAGGTCTACTTATGTCATGGCAAGGTATTCAAGGATTTCTTCCTGCTTCTCAATTGAAGGCAGAGAACTATCCAAGAGTAGAAGAAGGAAATAAGGACAGAATCCTTGAAGAACTTAAGAAACTTGTTGGTCAAAAACTTTCTGTAACAATTATTGCAGCTTCTCCAAAGGAAGGTAAACTAATTTTCTCAGAAAAGAATCTAGGAGATGGTGGTGAGAAAGAAAAGGTAGCAAGCAAGTATGTAGTTGGCGATGAAGTTGAGGGCGTTGTAACAGGCGCAGTTGACTTTGGAGTCTTCGTTAAACTTGAAGAAAACCTAGAAGGTCTTGTCCATATTTCTGAAATTGACTGGGCTCTTGTTGAAGATCCAAGAACAATGTTCAAGGTTGGAGAGAAGATAAAAGTTAAAGTTATTGAAATCAAGGATGGTAAAGTTTCTCTATCTATCAAAGCTCTTAAGCCAAATCCATGGAAAGATGCAGAGAAGAAGTACAAGAGAGACGATATCGTTACTGGAGTTGTAATCAAGTACAATAAGCATGGAGCTCTTGCAAGTATAGAAGAAGGAATTGCTGGACTTGTACACGTTTCTGAATTTGGAAGTGAAGCAAAGCTAAAGGAAGCACTTGAGCTTGGTAAAAGTTACACATTCAAGATAAATCTATTTGATTCAAAGGATCAAAAGATGGCACTTTCTTTTGTTGACAAAAACAAGAAATAG
- a CDS encoding type II toxin-antitoxin system PemK/MazF family toxin gives MIKDFDKWNRRKKAIEDSDCEVLFRTKEIWWCYVGLNIKIESCGKGDDYKRPVLVLRKLSAKGFIGIPLSTQAKKGSWFVDLEVNGKKGCALIYQIKMFSSSRMYWRISVLDDSSFESVKEKLRLLLELF, from the coding sequence ATGATAAAAGATTTTGATAAATGGAACAGAAGAAAAAAGGCGATTGAGGATTCTGATTGCGAGGTATTATTTAGAACAAAGGAAATTTGGTGGTGTTATGTTGGCTTGAACATTAAAATTGAGTCGTGTGGAAAGGGTGATGATTATAAACGCCCTGTACTTGTGTTGAGAAAATTATCTGCAAAAGGTTTCATTGGGATACCTCTTTCAACGCAAGCTAAGAAGGGCTCATGGTTCGTAGATTTAGAAGTGAATGGTAAAAAAGGATGTGCCCTTATTTATCAAATTAAAATGTTTAGCTCCAGTCGTATGTATTGGAGAATCTCAGTTCTTGATGATTCAAGTTTTGAAAGTGTAAAAGAAAAGCTCAGGTTGTTACTTGAGCTTTTCTAA
- a CDS encoding MBL fold metallo-hydrolase translates to MIITYLGREAVKIQYGDLVIAFNPPAKTSSYKINKFGADIALETLPHEDMCGGAELTYGDKKPFVVSGPGEYEVNSIFIKGLAGESSYDIDKDDKKLINTIYALTVEGIKMLFLGAQDGPLPKDAADAIDSVDVLFLPIGGNGVLDAKSAYKMALNLEPKIIIPIHFDSKKDEALIAFLKEAGDHSEPVDKLTIKKKDLEGKNGDIIVLSPQQ, encoded by the coding sequence ATGATTATTACATACCTTGGACGTGAAGCCGTGAAGATTCAATATGGTGATTTGGTTATTGCTTTTAATCCACCAGCGAAGACTTCATCCTACAAAATTAATAAATTTGGTGCAGATATTGCACTTGAAACTCTACCTCATGAGGATATGTGTGGTGGCGCTGAATTAACATATGGGGACAAAAAGCCCTTTGTTGTGTCAGGTCCTGGGGAATATGAAGTTAATAGTATATTTATTAAAGGCTTAGCTGGTGAGTCCTCATACGATATAGATAAGGATGATAAGAAGCTTATTAATACAATTTATGCATTAACAGTTGAGGGAATCAAGATGTTGTTTCTTGGTGCACAGGACGGTCCACTTCCAAAAGATGCTGCTGATGCAATTGACTCTGTAGATGTGTTGTTTTTGCCAATTGGAGGAAATGGTGTGCTTGATGCAAAGTCTGCATATAAAATGGCGTTAAATCTTGAGCCTAAAATTATTATTCCAATTCATTTTGATAGTAAGAAAGACGAAGCATTGATTGCCTTTCTAAAGGAAGCCGGAGATCACAGTGAGCCTGTTGATAAATTAACAATTAAGAAAAAAGACCTAGAAGGTAAAAATGGTGATATAATAGTGTTGTCGCCACAGCAATAA
- the gyrA gene encoding DNA gyrase subunit A translates to MAKKIETTVEVVPVNSDKIQDRNLTVEMKKSYIDYAMSVITDRALPDIRDGLKPVHRRILYAMSGMRLTASAKTVKSAKVVGDVMGNYHPHGDVAIYMSMVNMAQTFSMRYPLIIGQGNFGTVDGDPPAAMRYTEAKMSRLSSELLRDINKQTVNFVPNYDGSAKEPTVLPTVVPNLLLNGVLGIAVGMATNFPPHNLREVVDATTHLVDNPDSSSEDLLEFVKGPDFPLGGVAYNEKDIAAALIHGRGGVVVRGEAEIVEEKAGQSKIIITSIPYRVNKSTLIEAIADLVREKKLEGIKDLRDESTKDIRVVIELKSGSYPQNILNFLYKHTQLESTFHYNMVALVEGVPQTLSLKTCLEEFIKHRKEVVRRRTEFDLKEAQDREHILLGLKKALDHIDAIIKTIKASKDTPTAHVNLMKEFKFSDRQATAILEMKLQRLAGLERKKIEDELKAVQAFIKECEDILKNPKRVLKIIKDELADIRERFGDNRRTKIIKHAAKNFCIEDVIPDEESVLVLTSGGYIKRTDPDEYKKQRRGGVGVVDLDTKEEDFITHLITTTTHSDLLFFTDKGKAYQIKMYDIPEGKRATRGKSIMNFLSLSDNEKVTSVLPMPKQIKKGGGLSLFLITKQGTGKKVSIESFLDVRRSGIIAIRLDPNDELVSASFVEKKDSVMVVASDGQSIRFDEGDVREMGRSAGGVRVMKLDKDVSVVGADTIAKDVTDAYVMVMSSNGYGKKTPIKEYKIQGRGGSGIKTVKVTPKTGDLISARILTAELEELVAISKKSQVIRCDLKEVPALGRDTQGVRIMKLREGDSLASLICL, encoded by the coding sequence ATGGCAAAAAAGATAGAAACAACAGTTGAAGTAGTTCCAGTAAACTCAGACAAAATTCAAGACAGAAATCTAACTGTGGAAATGAAGAAGTCATATATTGACTATGCCATGTCTGTTATTACAGACCGTGCACTTCCTGATATTAGAGATGGACTTAAGCCAGTTCACCGTCGTATTCTTTATGCTATGAGTGGTATGCGTCTTACTGCATCTGCAAAAACTGTAAAGTCAGCAAAGGTGGTTGGAGACGTTATGGGTAATTATCACCCTCATGGAGACGTTGCTATCTATATGTCTATGGTTAACATGGCTCAAACTTTTTCAATGCGTTACCCATTGATAATTGGTCAAGGTAACTTTGGAACAGTTGATGGTGATCCACCTGCTGCTATGCGTTATACCGAGGCTAAAATGTCACGTCTTTCATCTGAGCTGTTGAGAGATATAAATAAGCAAACAGTTAACTTCGTTCCTAATTACGATGGTTCGGCAAAAGAACCTACTGTTTTACCTACTGTTGTTCCAAACCTTTTGTTAAATGGAGTTTTGGGTATTGCTGTTGGAATGGCAACAAACTTTCCACCCCATAACTTAAGAGAGGTTGTTGATGCCACAACTCATTTAGTTGATAATCCAGATTCCTCATCTGAAGATTTGTTAGAATTTGTGAAAGGACCAGATTTTCCGCTAGGAGGTGTTGCTTATAATGAAAAGGATATTGCCGCAGCACTCATTCACGGAAGAGGAGGAGTTGTTGTTCGTGGTGAGGCTGAAATTGTTGAAGAGAAAGCTGGTCAATCTAAAATTATAATTACGTCAATTCCTTATAGAGTAAATAAGTCTACTCTTATTGAAGCTATTGCTGACTTGGTTCGTGAAAAGAAACTTGAAGGTATTAAAGATCTACGCGATGAATCAACAAAAGATATTAGAGTTGTTATTGAATTGAAGAGTGGAAGTTATCCTCAAAACATTCTTAACTTTTTGTATAAGCATACTCAACTTGAATCAACATTTCACTACAACATGGTTGCACTTGTTGAGGGTGTTCCACAAACTCTTTCACTTAAGACTTGTCTTGAAGAGTTTATTAAACATAGAAAGGAGGTTGTAAGAAGAAGAACAGAATTTGATCTAAAAGAAGCACAAGATAGAGAGCATATATTACTTGGTCTTAAGAAAGCATTGGATCATATCGATGCAATTATTAAAACTATTAAAGCATCAAAAGATACTCCTACAGCTCACGTTAACTTGATGAAGGAATTTAAATTCTCAGATAGACAAGCAACCGCCATCTTGGAAATGAAGCTTCAAAGACTTGCTGGTTTGGAGAGAAAGAAAATTGAGGATGAATTAAAGGCCGTTCAAGCATTTATTAAAGAGTGTGAAGATATTCTAAAAAATCCAAAAAGAGTTCTAAAAATAATCAAGGACGAGCTTGCAGATATTAGAGAAAGATTTGGTGATAATAGAAGGACAAAAATCATTAAGCATGCTGCAAAAAACTTCTGTATTGAGGATGTTATTCCTGATGAAGAAAGTGTTCTTGTATTAACTAGTGGAGGGTATATCAAGAGAACTGATCCTGATGAATACAAGAAGCAAAGAAGAGGTGGTGTTGGTGTTGTTGACCTTGATACAAAGGAAGAAGATTTTATAACTCATCTTATAACAACCACAACTCATAGTGATTTATTATTCTTTACAGATAAGGGTAAGGCGTATCAAATTAAAATGTACGATATTCCTGAGGGAAAGCGTGCTACTCGTGGAAAATCAATAATGAACTTCTTGTCACTTTCTGATAATGAGAAAGTAACTTCAGTTCTTCCGATGCCAAAGCAAATTAAAAAAGGCGGAGGACTAAGTCTATTTTTGATTACAAAACAAGGAACTGGAAAGAAGGTTTCTATTGAAAGTTTCCTTGATGTTAGAAGAAGTGGAATTATTGCAATTAGACTTGATCCTAATGATGAATTAGTCTCTGCATCATTTGTTGAAAAGAAGGATTCGGTAATGGTTGTTGCATCAGATGGTCAATCTATTAGATTTGATGAGGGCGATGTTAGAGAGATGGGACGCTCTGCTGGTGGGGTACGTGTTATGAAATTGGATAAGGATGTAAGCGTTGTTGGGGCTGACACAATTGCAAAAGATGTAACTGATGCATATGTAATGGTTATGTCTTCAAATGGATATGGAAAGAAAACTCCAATTAAAGAATATAAGATTCAAGGAAGAGGAGGTTCTGGAATTAAAACTGTAAAGGTTACCCCAAAGACTGGAGATTTGATTTCTGCAAGAATCCTGACAGCAGAACTTGAAGAACTTGTTGCAATTTCAAAGAAAAGCCAGGTTATTAGATGTGATCTAAAGGAGGTACCAGCACTTGGGCGTGATACACAAGGAGTGAGAATTATGAAGTTAAGAGAAGGTGATAGTTTGGCTTCATTGATCTGTCTATAA
- a CDS encoding methyltransferase domain-containing protein, giving the protein MNIHRAGIPCLRDISFTDLSTDYDLSTKFKKYRYFVFYLCYNIYMSFVKPEKTLQDMNIAEGMTVADFDAGAGYYTMALAKKVGQYGKVFAIDTRADLLTRIANESKLLNLKNVEVIRGDVESLNGSGLSKESVDRVILANTLFVCDHPEKVVKEAIRILKKKGKIGVIDWIDSSNQIGPHPDCVVSKKHVTAWFAKENLILEKEFDAGDYHYGLVFKFVD; this is encoded by the coding sequence GTGAATATTCATCGCGCAGGCATTCCATGCCTGCGCGATATTTCGTTTACTGATTTATCTACAGATTATGATCTATCAACAAAATTTAAAAAATACAGATATTTTGTATTTTACTTGTGCTATAATATTTACATGAGTTTTGTTAAACCTGAAAAAACATTGCAGGACATGAATATTGCAGAAGGAATGACTGTTGCTGATTTTGATGCAGGCGCAGGGTACTACACTATGGCTCTTGCAAAAAAAGTTGGACAGTATGGTAAGGTTTTTGCAATTGATACTAGGGCGGATTTGTTGACAAGGATTGCAAATGAGTCAAAGCTTTTAAATCTTAAAAATGTTGAAGTCATAAGAGGGGACGTAGAATCGTTAAACGGCTCAGGACTCTCCAAAGAAAGTGTGGATAGAGTTATTTTAGCAAATACATTGTTTGTGTGTGATCATCCTGAGAAAGTGGTTAAAGAGGCCATTAGGATATTGAAGAAAAAAGGTAAGATCGGTGTAATAGATTGGATAGACTCATCTAATCAAATTGGTCCACATCCAGACTGTGTTGTTTCAAAGAAACATGTAACAGCTTGGTTTGCAAAAGAGAACTTAATTTTAGAGAAAGAATTTGATGCAGGGGACTATCATTATGGACTAGTGTTTAAATTTGTAGATTAA
- a CDS encoding NAD(P)/FAD-dependent oxidoreductase, with product METNTPWDVIVVGGGPAGMISAGRAAECGAKVLLIEKNETLGRKLLITGGGRCNVTNSEFDIRKFLERFKDDGKFLFSAFSQHSVKDSLDFFHKYGMETKVENELRTFPVSNKSQSVLDVLVNYMRENKVEVLSNSPVMGIAVENDEVATRKIVGITLKGKKVIYGKSVVIATGGASAPLTGSTGDGFVWLKSIGHTVIDPIPSLVPLAIKDEWVPKLAGISMTDIKISIFQNGKKHFFKKGKILFTHVGVSGPTILNMSRDIGDLLKYGEVTVSLDLLPSEDYGVLNTKLQELFKEHDKKKFRNALVNIVPSAVAPIIVDLSLIDPEKACNSITREERIRLINLLKDVPLHVEKLLGVDKAIITSGGVSLDEVDFKTMSSRLFPNLYLVGDILNVDRPSGGFSLQLCWTTGFVAGEASAKGLRR from the coding sequence ATGGAAACTAATACCCCATGGGACGTAATAGTAGTAGGTGGTGGACCTGCTGGCATGATATCGGCAGGAAGAGCAGCAGAATGTGGCGCTAAGGTTCTTCTTATTGAAAAAAATGAAACACTAGGTAGAAAACTTTTAATTACAGGAGGAGGAAGATGCAATGTTACAAACTCGGAATTTGATATTAGAAAGTTTCTAGAAAGATTTAAAGACGATGGTAAATTTTTATTCTCTGCTTTCTCGCAACATAGTGTAAAAGACTCGCTGGATTTCTTTCACAAATACGGAATGGAGACAAAGGTAGAAAATGAATTACGAACCTTCCCTGTTTCGAATAAATCACAATCCGTCTTGGACGTACTAGTGAATTACATGAGAGAAAATAAAGTTGAAGTTTTATCCAACTCCCCAGTTATGGGTATTGCTGTAGAGAATGATGAAGTTGCAACTAGAAAAATAGTTGGAATAACACTAAAGGGCAAAAAAGTGATATATGGAAAAAGTGTAGTCATTGCAACCGGTGGTGCTTCCGCTCCTCTTACCGGCTCAACCGGCGATGGCTTTGTGTGGCTAAAAAGTATAGGACATACTGTAATTGACCCTATTCCCTCACTTGTTCCACTAGCAATAAAAGACGAGTGGGTTCCAAAATTAGCTGGTATTAGCATGACAGATATAAAGATTTCCATTTTTCAAAATGGTAAAAAACATTTCTTTAAGAAGGGAAAAATTCTTTTCACACACGTGGGCGTAAGTGGACCAACAATACTAAATATGAGTAGAGATATTGGAGATCTTCTGAAGTATGGAGAAGTTACTGTCTCCTTAGACCTATTACCATCAGAAGACTATGGAGTTTTAAATACTAAACTTCAAGAGCTATTTAAAGAACATGATAAAAAGAAATTTAGAAATGCTCTTGTAAATATCGTACCTTCTGCTGTCGCACCCATCATTGTAGATCTATCATTAATTGATCCAGAAAAGGCCTGCAATAGCATTACCAGAGAAGAGAGAATCAGACTTATAAATCTACTAAAGGATGTACCACTTCATGTTGAAAAACTGCTGGGAGTGGACAAGGCAATAATTACAAGCGGAGGAGTTTCTCTTGATGAGGTCGATTTTAAAACCATGTCCTCTCGCCTATTCCCCAACCTATACCTTGTTGGCGATATACTGAACGTTGACAGGCCTTCTGGAGGCTTTAGCCTTCAGTTATGCTGGACAACAGGTTTTGTTGCCGGCGAGGCTTCTGCTAAAGGGCTAAGGCGATAA
- a CDS encoding MFS transporter produces the protein MNLQKRTIVQYVTLTSLLSFARGAIAAVYVSFLISNGLNLLEVNLVNLVYFSTLFICEIPTGAFADIFGRKSSFVMSCLLTTIGGFMYAYSKSFWGFAASEAVLAIGATFASGAFKAWLVDKLQHHGYTESLHKVFSRAQIFSLIAGIISALIGSQLADISIELPWIWLGFFSLITGIIAMFWLKEEYFVKKEFSFKLGLSAMKETTKQSIEFGINNKVIRFLLVAGLIQVFAVQALNMQWQPYFLDYLHDKKSLGYIWAGMMLGLTAGSLLANKFLALVKDEKKALTICQLLIGFGTLIITIIPFPVGIAVFILHEIPRGMFAPLKDKFLQDNIPSHARATISSFEAISPHLGGMIGLFASGYVANRFGIPSAWIMSGSLMIILTLMVAKNGHNKKAGTGRL, from the coding sequence ATGAACCTACAAAAACGGACAATCGTCCAATATGTCACACTCACGTCACTCCTGAGCTTCGCAAGAGGCGCAATTGCGGCGGTATACGTATCATTCCTCATTTCCAATGGTTTAAACCTACTTGAAGTGAATTTGGTAAATTTAGTCTATTTTTCAACCCTATTTATTTGTGAGATACCAACAGGTGCCTTTGCAGATATTTTTGGAAGAAAATCTTCATTTGTTATGTCGTGTTTACTCACGACAATCGGTGGATTCATGTACGCCTATTCAAAATCATTCTGGGGCTTTGCAGCATCAGAAGCAGTTTTGGCAATTGGTGCAACTTTTGCAAGTGGGGCCTTTAAAGCCTGGCTTGTCGATAAACTACAACATCATGGATACACAGAATCACTGCATAAGGTCTTTTCCAGAGCACAAATTTTTAGCTTAATCGCTGGAATTATTTCTGCTTTAATTGGATCTCAACTTGCAGACATCAGTATTGAATTGCCATGGATATGGCTTGGGTTTTTCTCGCTTATAACGGGAATAATCGCAATGTTCTGGCTTAAGGAAGAGTACTTCGTCAAAAAAGAATTTTCCTTCAAGCTGGGGCTCTCGGCGATGAAAGAAACCACCAAGCAAAGTATTGAATTTGGTATCAACAACAAAGTGATTAGATTCCTTTTGGTTGCTGGTCTTATTCAAGTCTTTGCCGTGCAAGCTCTAAACATGCAATGGCAACCATACTTCTTAGATTATCTTCATGACAAAAAATCTTTAGGATACATTTGGGCAGGTATGATGCTTGGACTAACGGCAGGTTCACTACTTGCTAATAAATTCCTAGCATTAGTTAAGGATGAAAAAAAGGCCTTAACTATTTGTCAGCTGTTAATTGGATTTGGGACATTAATTATTACGATAATACCATTTCCAGTAGGCATCGCAGTGTTTATTCTCCATGAAATTCCAAGAGGTATGTTTGCTCCGCTGAAAGATAAGTTCCTTCAAGATAACATTCCCTCACACGCAAGAGCAACGATAAGCTCCTTTGAAGCCATATCACCCCACCTTGGTGGTATGATTGGACTATTTGCGAGTGGATACGTTGCGAATCGTTTTGGGATTCCATCAGCCTGGATAATGTCGGGATCGCTTATGATTATTCTGACACTTATGGTTGCAAAAAATGGGCACAACAAAAAAGCCGGAACTGGAAGGCTCTAA